Proteins from one Deinococcus betulae genomic window:
- a CDS encoding sce7726 family protein: MASTPALAPAQASETTQHDPTWLCGKPGPHHTRTTLHAPTRDAAAFTYARRTYQSATVHHTRQGWYDVTVPEFEWDHTPCTFVQHFRVARAPTQARRGVDEGAARRALMALHPAGWAVPEINITAADGYAGRADLFVLPDHSGSIGYEIKTDRDSLSRLTSQIRLYDHCFSRRVLATTPSHLKAAGQLLTQAWGLVVLDPVTHEILEQHRAPQAQEHDLASQLLVLEELRVGELNALLREIGVTRTNNSLNAQRWALLEAHYGIPTLRDLCFRTLAARTGRRVIARRLASS; this comes from the coding sequence ATGGCTTCCACTCCCGCACTGGCACCAGCTCAAGCTTCTGAAACCACCCAGCACGACCCCACCTGGCTCTGCGGCAAGCCAGGACCACACCACACCCGAACGACCCTCCACGCCCCCACCCGAGATGCCGCCGCCTTCACCTACGCCCGCCGCACGTACCAATCCGCCACCGTCCACCACACCCGTCAAGGCTGGTACGACGTCACCGTCCCTGAATTCGAGTGGGACCACACCCCCTGCACCTTCGTGCAGCACTTCCGCGTCGCACGAGCGCCCACTCAAGCGCGTCGAGGCGTCGACGAGGGCGCGGCCCGGCGCGCCCTCATGGCCCTGCACCCCGCCGGCTGGGCCGTCCCTGAAATCAACATCACCGCGGCCGACGGCTACGCCGGCCGCGCGGACCTGTTCGTGCTCCCAGATCACAGCGGCAGCATCGGGTATGAGATCAAGACCGACAGAGACAGTTTGAGTCGACTCACATCCCAGATCAGGCTGTATGACCATTGCTTTTCACGACGGGTGTTGGCCACCACCCCGAGCCACCTGAAGGCCGCAGGCCAGCTGCTGACCCAGGCCTGGGGCTTGGTTGTGCTGGACCCAGTGACGCACGAGATCCTGGAACAGCACCGTGCCCCGCAGGCCCAAGAGCATGATCTGGCCAGCCAGCTCCTAGTGTTGGAGGAACTACGCGTGGGGGAACTGAATGCGCTGCTGAGGGAGATCGGTGTGACTCGCACGAACAACTCGCTCAATGCCCAGCGCTGGGCACTACTGGAGGCGCACTACGGCATCCCCACGTTGCGCGACCTGTGCTTTCGTACCCTCGCCGCTCGTACAGGCAGGCGCGTGATAGCCAGACGGTTGGCATCATCTTGA